The DNA region CAAAGATGTATGTGATAATGTAATTATTGATATTGTACTAACCCAATCCTTAATTCCTTTGGAGTAAATCAGGGTGTTGGCAGTTCAGAGTATGAAGCATGTATATTCTATGCAGTACAGGGTGCTGGTGTTGAGTCAGTAGACTACCTCTTTGATGAAGGATAGCTTGTATATTTTAATGCCATTTCCATATTTAATGACAATATGAAAAGCTTCTCAAATGCCTTTATATTTAAATGGCCTTTGCTCTtacttttgtttactttgcaCAACTAGAACCTAGGATATGTACAGTAAGACTACACGATTTTGTGGGTGTGCAATAAATATCTGAAACCAGATCTGGATTGTCTCTGTGGGAAAGAGAAGACAACAGACAACTAAGGTTTATCTCTTTATAAAACTCAAATAAGCAGTTGCATAAATGTACATGAGCTTTGGTCTGAGCCACAGCATCACTGATGTCAACCAGATCCATAAAAGGAGCAGTGATGTACAATTGGTGGTTAGGTCACGTGACCAAAGATACTCCGTCAAGGCAAACAGGCTTGTGTGCCAAGATCCAAGTTCTTAGGTAAGAATCGCAGCAGTGAGACCAAAGTTCATGAACAAACATCTGTTAACATCACTCCCTCCCATGAAAATAGTTTTTAGCAGTAACCTGGAACTCCATTAGAAAACAACTGAATACTTACAGAGAATTGCAAAACCTCTTGGTAATGATAAAGGTcagtgcaaaaaacaaaacccatgtTTAGGCATAGCATACAATGTAATATATAACTGAATgaaacaacaatataaacatgtttgacTATTAGGTCcttgtacagtatattatggCTCAACTTCCATTTCTCAATAACTTTTGCTcagcaattaaaataaattgacACCACAGTCACTGCAATGGCTCTAAAACATGGTTGTGCATATGAAAAAAATTTAGCTTTGATTCATTCGCGGTCCGTGTCGGTACAAAACAGTGTAACACAGGATCTGTCCTTCTTAAGTCTAGCTTACTAGGTCGTTTGACACGTCTAAAGGTGGAAAAGACTGTGTGCACATTCATAAATAGGCAGTGTAGGTAGCATTTATGTCATGGTCAGAACTAGTCTTCCCAAAAGCCTCTTGTCACTGGACATGTGTGCTTAAAGCCAATAACTGTCAATCTGTAACACTTCTGACCACTAGATGGAGCTACTCTTCATAAATATTGTGACATGGATTTTAACTATAACTCAAGTCTGTGCTGACAATATGTTGCATTCATTAAATCCTCCTGCCTTATGCTTCCACCTTTTTTAGGCTTgatacatgcatgtgtatacaCATGAAACGGTACATTATTGCTGTGAAATCAAGTGCCAGACAAACACATATAACACTGAAACCATTGAAATTGACAGCAATTTAAAACATAACAGAGCGGGAAAATACCCACAGAGTACTCACTGCTACCtgcctgggaaaaaaaataatgaatcaaacTAGCTTCAGCATTTACACCAGTGACATATTGCACCATGTCTTTCCTGTTGCTGGTGGTTACAACTTCAACGATGCTTTTAAAAGTTTACATACAAACTGCTTTGGTGCAACCTGGTTTACTGGTCCTAACGATACAGTGAAGAAACTGTTACTCATTACAGTCTGACATACTGTTAAGATGTGTGAGCCTGCTCACAGTTTACCATAAATGCAGTATAAACATATAGGCTTTGGGTGCTTTTGCGATGATGACCTTACTCTGCAGCCTCAAAAGCCCTTTGTGTTAAAGTCGCTATCCTCAGTGCCTGCGAACAGGTTAAGACACTTTGTtggaacaaaatgaaactaaCTAGAGATTAAGCAATGTTGAAACACACGGCTAGTATTGGATCACCttatttcttttgtaaattTCCATCGAATTGAACACCAAATCTGGTCTCACACACTAACAGGAGCAGGTGAGTTAATAAACTCTTTTTAACAACTTTTAAACAGTAGCACAGACAGCGGTTTTAAATACAAGTTTGACACTTAGAAAAGTTAACTGACCTTACAAAAAAGGTGCAAGTATCACAGAAATCTGTACATATCaatcctttcacacacacacacacacacacacacacgcgcacacacacacctgtgacaCAATGAATATCTACTGGCCTTTCGCCTCTTAAATGGCTTTGAAAACTAATCAAGCCTCAACAGAGTGTCCAAATCATATTGGCATAATCAGAAACACTTCAATGAAACTTCAAAAGGTCACTGATTTGGGCAGTTGCTGTCCACCTGGAGGCATCCTGCAAAAGTCTGGGCTGGATCGGACTAAGGGCACCCCTACTGAAGACTGTCCTGAGGGCCTAGAGTGGCCTGGGGGAGACCCAGTGTACAACAGTGGTGCTGGGAAGGCAGAATGGTCCCTGGGGCCCCTAGAGAAAGGCTTAGAGTAACCGGGCGaggtggctctgtgtgtgtctgaacagCTGGCAGCCCCACACTGGAAGGGAGTGAGTCTGTCAGCAAAActaggtggaggaggggggatgaTGGAGTCCTCCACccagctctcctctccttcatatTCTGGCTCCTGAGGCAAACTGGGGAGAGCACACAGCGAGGGAGGAATAGGAGAAGGCGAAGGAGGGATGAACACAGGCGGTGGAGGCACAGGGTAGAGAGCAGGGTCATAGGGTCTGTCAATGGTATGTGGAGAATTGCTGTGCATGCTGGGAACTTCCTCAGGCGTGGAGCCCAGCAGCCTCTCCAGGTAGCGGTCGTCTTCGTCGGCCTCAGAAAGGTTGTCATACTGGGAGGTGTTGGAGGGCCGTCGGTCTCCCGTGGACACCGGGACGTAGAGAGAGACTGGGAACTTGGTTGGCTTTGGGGAAGGAAGTCTGGGAGAGGAGGACGTGGTGAAGGCATGGGGAGGGGAAGGCATGGATGGAGGAGGTTTTTTCTGCGTGAGGTTAAGAGACGTGGGTGGTTTTAGGCATGGTTTTGGAGATAGCTTCGGAGATGGCTTCATTTGCGTGACCAGTGGAGAGGCTGACCGGGGGGAGGGAGAGCGGCGCTGGGTCTCTGGGCCAGTCCCAGTACCCAGGTCACTGTCCAGGGGCCTTTGGTCAAAGACAGGCGGAGGAGGTAGATTTGGAAGGTCCATGATCTCCTCCTCAGTCTGCATGGTAAGAGCATCCAAAGGAGGGGGCTCATAGGGTGGAGGCCAATCCACAGGCTCCTCCTGGGTCTCTGGGTCTCCAGGCTGGCTCTCCTGTTTTCCCCCATCTTCAGCCTGGCTAACCTCCGGAAGCGACTTCTTCACATCTCCGTCCAACCCGACCTCAGCACAGGGTTTGTTCACTTTTGGAGGTAACGGAGGTGCTCTACAAGGCCTTAAAGGAGAAGGTGTTCCTTGTGTGTGGACTACAACTGGGTCAGGTGAAGGCAATGGAGGTGTTCTAGAGTCCTGGGGCTCTGCAGGAGAAGGGGTCTTCTGGTGAAGGGTGATGCTGTCTGTTTGCTGGGCCTCTGTATTGGGTTGGCTGTGCGGCTGCAGATTTATTTTGACCTCCAGAGGAGAGTCAGGCTGCAGAGGCAGAAGGAGAACTGGTCTCTCTTGACCCAGA from Enoplosus armatus isolate fEnoArm2 chromosome 6, fEnoArm2.hap1, whole genome shotgun sequence includes:
- the LOC139286943 gene encoding USP6 N-terminal-like protein, with the translated sequence MKKDIDTLIAEERAEIILKYDRGRREGVNIDPWEDADYSIYKVTDRFGFLHEEELPTPSALEEKQKQQEIERVEKWLKMVKNWDKYRNSEKLVKRVYKGIPLQLRGQAWALLLGVEKVKQDNKGKYEKMKQQACSFSTEIKQIDLDVNRTFRNHIMFMDRFGVKQQALFHVLAAYSVYNTEVSYCQGMSQIAAILLMYLNEEDAFWALSQLLTNSKHAMHGFFIPGFPKLQRFQAHHELILSKMLPKLKKHLDREQMTTGIYSTKWFLQCFIDRTPFTLTLRLWDIYILEGEKTLNAMAYTTFKLHKKRLQKLQLEDLREFLQEQLAVSFFLPDDVVVEQLQAAMSELRSKKLDQPPPAKSEEMPKKPLGQERPVLLLPLQPDSPLEVKINLQPHSQPNTEAQQTDSITLHQKTPSPAEPQDSRTPPLPSPDPVVVHTQGTPSPLRPCRAPPLPPKVNKPCAEVGLDGDVKKSLPEVSQAEDGGKQESQPGDPETQEEPVDWPPPYEPPPLDALTMQTEEEIMDLPNLPPPPVFDQRPLDSDLGTGTGPETQRRSPSPRSASPLVTQMKPSPKLSPKPCLKPPTSLNLTQKKPPPSMPSPPHAFTTSSSPRLPSPKPTKFPVSLYVPVSTGDRRPSNTSQYDNLSEADEDDRYLERLLGSTPEEVPSMHSNSPHTIDRPYDPALYPVPPPPVFIPPSPSPIPPSLCALPSLPQEPEYEGEESWVEDSIIPPPPPSFADRLTPFQCGAASCSDTHRATSPGYSKPFSRGPRDHSAFPAPLLYTGSPPGHSRPSGQSSVGVPLVRSSPDFCRMPPGGQQLPKSVTF